From Sphingobacterium bambusae:
GGAAAGACAACTATGAAGGAAAGCGCTTTCACCATGTTTCTACTGACGAGGTGTTTGGCGCATTGGGCGATACCGGTCTGTTTACCGAAGACACCAAATATGATCCGCATTCGCCCTATTCGGCATCGAAGGCTTCGTCAGATCATTTTGTGCGCGCCTATCACGATACCTACGGTCTTCCTATCGTATTGACAAATTGTTCGAACAATTACGGGCCAAACCATTTTCCTGAAAAACTTATTCCTCTTTGTATACATAATATCTTAAACGAGAAGCCCCTTCCGATCTACGGAGATGGAAAATACACGCGCGATTGGCTGTTTGTGATCGATCATGCCAAGGCTATCGATTTGGTCTATCATCAGGGAAAGAATGGCGACTCCTATAATGTAGGTGGGTTTAATGAATGGCAAAATATTGACCTTGTAAAGGAATTGTGCCGGCAGATGGATGAGAAGCTGGGGCGCGAAGAGGGTACATCGGCCAAGTTGATTGCTTTTGTTAAGGATAGACCTGGCCATGATTTGCGTTACGCGATTGATGCTCGTAAGATCAATCAGGAGCTCGGTTATCAACCTTCGGTTACTTTTGAGCAGGGCTTGTCGATTACAATTGATTGGTTTCTGAATAATGAAGAATGGTTGAATAATGTGACTTCGGGAGATTACCAGGGTTATTATGAAAAGCAATATAAGGGGTAATGAAGATAACGGAGACAAAATTAAAAGGTTGCTTTATCATCGAGCCTACTAAATTTGGCGATAGCCGCGGTTATTTTTTTGAGAGTTTTAACGAACAGACCTTCAATAAGCTTACGAATACACAAACACATTTTGTACAGGATAATCAATCTTATTCTACTCGTGGCGTAATTCGTGGACTGCATGCGCAAGCCGGAGAGCATGCGCAGGCCAAGTTGGTACGTGTGCTAGAAGGTAAAGTAATTGATGTTGCCGTAGATACGCGTCTAGATTCCGAGACCTTCGGGCAGCATGTTGCGGTCGAGCTATCGGCAGAGAACAATTTGCAGCTCTTCGTGCCACGTGGCTTTCTGCACGGCTTTGTGGTGCTCAGCGAAACAGCTACGTTCTTCTATAAATGCGATAATTTTTATAATAAAGCCTCGGAGTGTGGGGTGAAGTTTGATGATCCGGAACTGGGTATTGATTGGGTTGTCCCTGTAGAGGAATTGATTATTTCCGACAAAGATCAAGTGCTTCCGAGCTTTAAAGAGTTGTTCGTTGATTAATGAGTGACGTGGTTACAAAGTGATGAGGTGATGAAGTATAAAGCATCAAGTATTTGTCACGATGTCACCGTATCACTTTGTCACTGCATCACCCTATCACATAAAAAATTACATGAAAATACTAATTACAGGATCTTCAGGGCAGTTGGGGTCGGAATTGCGGGAGCTGTTTGGAGAATCATCGGGGCATGAGCTCTATTTTATGGACAGCAAGCAGCTGCCTTTGGAGCA
This genomic window contains:
- the rfbC gene encoding dTDP-4-dehydrorhamnose 3,5-epimerase — protein: MKITETKLKGCFIIEPTKFGDSRGYFFESFNEQTFNKLTNTQTHFVQDNQSYSTRGVIRGLHAQAGEHAQAKLVRVLEGKVIDVAVDTRLDSETFGQHVAVELSAENNLQLFVPRGFLHGFVVLSETATFFYKCDNFYNKASECGVKFDDPELGIDWVVPVEELIISDKDQVLPSFKELFVD
- the rfbB gene encoding dTDP-glucose 4,6-dehydratase; amino-acid sequence: MEKTICITGGAGFIGSHVVREFVKKYPHYRIINIDALTYAGNLENLRDIEQEPNYSFVKADITDAAHILSIFQEYQPDGVIHLAAESHVDRSITNPTAFVMTNVIGTVNLLNAAKEIWKDNYEGKRFHHVSTDEVFGALGDTGLFTEDTKYDPHSPYSASKASSDHFVRAYHDTYGLPIVLTNCSNNYGPNHFPEKLIPLCIHNILNEKPLPIYGDGKYTRDWLFVIDHAKAIDLVYHQGKNGDSYNVGGFNEWQNIDLVKELCRQMDEKLGREEGTSAKLIAFVKDRPGHDLRYAIDARKINQELGYQPSVTFEQGLSITIDWFLNNEEWLNNVTSGDYQGYYEKQYKG